In Elaeis guineensis isolate ETL-2024a chromosome 1, EG11, whole genome shotgun sequence, a genomic segment contains:
- the LOC140854667 gene encoding LOW QUALITY PROTEIN: G-type lectin S-receptor-like serine/threonine-protein kinase At1g34300 (The sequence of the model RefSeq protein was modified relative to this genomic sequence to represent the inferred CDS: inserted 1 base in 1 codon): MGFLASSTPVLLLLLLSSLFLLRRLPLAVAADISLGSTLTPSGFSSWTSDNKTFSLGFVSDTDNPSLYLAAITYSGVIRVWTAAGADNNPVAVDSAASLQLRSDGDLRLTNGSGAVVWQSNTSNKGVTAASLGENGDLVLNNGSASVWQSFSHPTDTIVENQNFTIGQTLRSGIYTFSLNNTGNLTLTWNDSVFYFNQGFNSSFTANKTLTFPVLTLQTNGIVSLSDESLSTSVVIAYSSDYGESGVAMRFVRLDSDGNLRAYSVDSGTTSAIDRWSAVADQCEVFGWCGNMGICSYNDTSPVCGCASENFVLVDPNDSRKGCKRKVAIEDCPGNSTMLQLDHSLFLTYPPDITTERFFVGITACRLNCLSGSSCVASTSLADGSGYCYLKVSNFVSGYLSQALPSTSFVKVCAPAVPNQPPPASDGIQTHSSQLKGWVVAVVVLGTILVLMALEWGLYWCFCRNSPKYGPSSAQYALLEYASGAPVQFSYRELHRSTKGFKEKLGAGGFGAVYRGXLANRTVVAVKQLEGIEQGEKQFRMEVATISSTHHLNLVRLIGFCSEGRHRLLVYEFMKNGSLDSFLFCRESSGKLNWATRFSVAIGTARGITYLHEECRDCIVHCDIKPENILLDENYNAKVSDFGLAKLIHPKDHRHRTLTSVRGTRGYLAPEWLANLPITSKSDVYSYGMVLLEIVSGRRNFDVSEETGRKKFSIWAYEEFENGNIRNIMDKSLAEQEVDMEQLERAVQVSFWCTQEQPSLRPSMGKVVQMLEGIMEIERPPAPKATDCSVNITSGTLSASTITTFAASGPPTSLSSAYQTTGDTSSISRRNLEKASSSLLASDQSAT, encoded by the exons ATGGGATTTTTAGCCTCCTCCACTCCTGTCCTCCTCCTGCTCTTGCTCTCCTCTCTGTTTCTCCTCCGCCGCCTCCCCCTCGCTGTCGCCGCCGACATCTCCCTGGGCTCCACCCTCACCCCCAGCGGCTTCTCCTCCTGGACCTCCGACAACAAGACCTTCTCCCTCGGCTTCGTCTCCGACACCGACAACCCTTCCCTTTATCTCGCGGCCATCACCTACTCCGGTGTGATCCGCGTCTGGACCGCCGCCGGCGCCGACAACAACCCCGTCGCGGTTGACTCCGCCGCCTCCCTCCAGCTCCGCTCCGACGGCGACCTCCGCCTAACCAACGGCTCCGGCGCCGTCGTCTGGCAGTCCAACACCTCCAACAAAGGTGTCACCGCCGCCTCCCTCGGCGAGAACGGCGACCTCGTCCTCAATAACGGCAGCGCCTCCGTCTGGCAAAGCTTCAGCCACCCCACCGACACAATCGTCGAGAATCAAAATTTCACCATTGGCCAGACTCTGAGGTCCGGGATCTACACTTTTTCTCTTAATAATACTGGAAACCTTACCCTCACTTGGAACGACAGCGTTTTTTACTTCAATCAGGGATTCAATTCATCGTTTACTGCCAATAAAACCCTTACTTTCCCAGTCTTGACCCTCCAGACCAATGGAATTGTTTCCCTCTCCGATGAATCCCTCTCGACTTCGGTTGTCATAGCTTATAGCAGCGATTATGGTGAGAGTGGCGTGGCGATGCGGTTCGTGAGGTTGGATTCTGATGGGAATTTGAGGGCCTACAGTGTCGACAGTGGCACCACCAGCGCCATCGACCGGTGGTCGGCCGTGGCGGACCAGTGCGAGGTCTTCGGCTGGTGTGGCAACATGGGAATTTGTAGCTACAATGATACATCTCCGGTCTGTGGCTGCGCGTCGGAGAATTTTGTGTTGGTCGACCCGAATGATAGCCGGAAGGGGTGTAAGAGGAAGGTTGCGATCGAAGATTGCCCTGGGAATTCTACCATGCTGCAATTGGATCATTCACTGTTCTTGACTTACCCGCCGGATATCACGACCGAGCGATTCTTTGTGGGGATCACGGCATGCCGGTTGAACTGCCTTTCGGGCAGCTCTTGTGTTGCTTCCACCTCCCTTGCTGACGGGTCTGGCTATTGCTACCTAAAGGTATCAAATTTTGTTAGTGGGTATCTGTCTCAGGCTCTCCCGAGCACTTCATTCGTCAAGGTCTGTGCTCCGGCCGTTCCGAACCAGCCGCCACCGGCTTCGGACGGTATCCAGACGCATTCCTCTCAATTGAAAGGTTGGGTGGTGGCTGTTGTGGTCTTGGGCACTATCTTGGTGTTGATGGCTTTGGAGTGGGGGCTGTATTGGTGCTTCTGCCGGAACAGTCCTAAGTATGGCCCTTCGTCAGCTCAGTATGCACTTCTTGAGTATGCTTCCGGTGCTCCCGTGCAGTTCTCATATAGAGAGCTACATCGTTCGACAAAGGGATTCAAAGAGAAGCTTGGGGCAGGGGGTTTTGGAGCTGTTTATAGGG ACCTTGCAAACCGGACCGTTGTTGCGGTGAAGCAGCTTGAGGGGATTGAGCAAGGGGAGAAGCAGTTCCGGATGGAGGTAGCCACCATTAGCAGCACCCACCACTTGAATCTGGTCAGACTGATTGGTTTTTGTTCTGAGGGACGGCACAGGTTGCTGGTTTATGAGTTCATGAAAAATGGTTCATTGGATTCTTTCCTCTTCTGTCGGGAGTCGTCGGGGAAGTTAAACTGGGCGACTCGCTTCAGTGTGGCCATAGGGACTGCAAGAGGGATCACTTACCTGCATGAAGAGTGTCGGGATTGCATTGTCCACTGCGATATAAAGCCGGAGAACATCCTCCTTGATGAGAACTACAATGCCAAGGTCTCAGATTTTGGTCTTGCAAAGCTCATACACCCCAAAGACCACCGGCACCGGACGCTGACCAGTGTTAGAGGGACTAGAGGATACTTAGCTCCAGAATGGCTTGCAAATCTCCCGATCACATCAAAGTCCGATGTTTATAGCTACGGGATGGTGTTGCTGGAGATTGTGAGTGGGCGGCGGAACTTCGACGTCTCAGAAGAGACCGGCAGGAAGAAGTTTTCCATATGGGCGTATGAAGAGTTCGAAAACGGGAACATCAGAAACATCATGGATAAGAGCCTTGCCGAGCAGGAAGTGGACATGGAGCAACTGGAAAGGGCAGTACAGGTGAGCTTCTGGTGCACCCAAGAGCAGCCCTCTCTGAGGCCATCCATGGGGAAAGTGGTGCAGATGTTGGAAGGGATAATGGAGATTGAGAGGCCTCCTGCTCCGAAGGCTACAGATTGCTCAGTTAATATCACTAGTGGCACTTTAAGTGCTAGTACTATCACTACTTTTGCTGCCTCAGGTCCTCCTACCTCTTTATCAAGTGCATATCAAACTACGGGTGACACGTCATCCATTTCCAGGAGGAACTTGGAGAAAGCTTCCTCATCGCTTCTTGCTTCAGATCAATCTGCCACATAA